The following are from one region of the Simiduia agarivorans SA1 = DSM 21679 genome:
- a CDS encoding WD40/YVTN/BNR-like repeat-containing protein codes for MKFFQSASFFTVIISMLIACSSDGSRSTYSSVAPILKWEYWAPGGGGEIQSIYLEPNVKNRFYVLSDMEGLYRTDDGGNSYRLLAAELPQLNVFGMVSDPVNPDRLYLGTHRMALISDDAGETWKAIDETLSYPIQLIAVNPRNPKHIVMALSAPDITDLNEQPMHVPEYVHGDKHPGLVFVSEDGGLSFEKHYYDPATLPEKNVWQLVFDPNHQLLYLASERGLFVSDNGGINWTSANMPEGYMAALGFEISPDGKTAFAIFSRSVTQSTVFVSDAKALAQGHAQWHQVDELFGLDDRTRLSQPGETRVEWDGESYTNPGQRYARLKIDPRSGQAAYGLANKVRVLMGKTMKHHNSSLFYSEFDVSNGLPERGNWQRIYYEQNKKGWQTSQGSDNYIQVDSFDFVPVPWGQHNKIILENGHGISLLDMDAPGFPKTGGETVLYQTAVTQANGAPGHTTWTNRGFVNTYNGDFATSENYFVAALSDQGLHESWDFGKSWIRDLRPIPEITASKSVEILKTEPPVVVLGTGYGYGASDIPMGLYAKVLVHHSPEDQWQHLAGGISRWNGEGAENRNGLPSVPEALQVHGHPDAWDYRIWAMAADSQVPGRLFVGFKGQGIYVADDVPALLTGNGNGFRRLPLGEIELPKTSLVTHPAKANTLYYPNGNEVYVYRGSQNLNHPGERIGEFPGLVEDVTAWLNEQGSLMLAVSARNEADASHNVFVSVDEGVHWHKVFDRASLKAAGVPSFFDTPAYPREDPLMPFMGGFVGYKNWLIVPVGSIRNNLGVFALRLNPAKLDQVSIFPITGKDNYRHGYTRVNEGELRWVKGEPWVVHSTRGAGVVAASLAPLDQWERQ; via the coding sequence ATGAAATTCTTTCAATCAGCATCTTTTTTTACTGTAATCATTTCGATGCTCATAGCTTGCTCCTCTGATGGTTCCCGCTCAACATACTCAAGCGTTGCGCCTATCCTGAAATGGGAGTACTGGGCCCCCGGTGGCGGTGGGGAAATACAAAGTATTTATCTTGAGCCCAATGTAAAAAATCGCTTTTATGTGTTGAGCGATATGGAAGGCTTGTATCGCACGGATGATGGCGGCAACTCCTACCGGTTGCTGGCGGCTGAGTTACCCCAGCTGAATGTATTTGGTATGGTCAGTGATCCGGTTAACCCAGATAGACTGTATCTCGGCACCCACCGTATGGCGCTGATCAGCGATGATGCGGGCGAAACCTGGAAGGCAATTGACGAAACCCTGAGTTATCCGATTCAGCTGATTGCGGTCAATCCAAGGAATCCAAAACATATTGTGATGGCGCTCAGCGCACCGGATATTACCGATCTGAATGAACAGCCAATGCATGTCCCTGAATATGTCCATGGGGATAAGCATCCCGGGCTGGTGTTTGTTTCGGAAGACGGCGGATTGAGTTTCGAGAAGCACTACTATGATCCGGCAACCCTGCCGGAAAAAAATGTCTGGCAATTGGTGTTCGATCCGAATCATCAGCTGCTGTACCTTGCCAGCGAACGCGGATTATTTGTTTCTGATAATGGCGGAATTAACTGGACGAGTGCCAATATGCCAGAGGGTTATATGGCTGCGCTTGGCTTTGAAATCAGTCCAGACGGGAAGACCGCTTTTGCCATTTTCTCCAGATCCGTCACTCAATCTACCGTATTTGTGTCAGACGCAAAGGCGTTGGCACAGGGGCATGCACAATGGCATCAGGTGGATGAGTTGTTTGGGTTAGATGATCGTACACGCCTGTCGCAGCCTGGAGAAACCCGTGTGGAATGGGACGGCGAAAGCTATACCAATCCGGGACAACGCTATGCCCGCTTGAAAATCGATCCACGCAGTGGTCAGGCTGCCTACGGTTTGGCGAATAAAGTCCGGGTGTTAATGGGGAAAACCATGAAGCACCACAACTCGTCGTTGTTTTATTCCGAGTTTGACGTCAGTAATGGCCTCCCGGAGCGGGGCAATTGGCAGCGTATTTATTACGAACAAAACAAGAAAGGCTGGCAAACATCTCAGGGCTCGGACAACTACATTCAGGTAGACAGTTTTGATTTCGTCCCTGTGCCCTGGGGGCAGCATAATAAGATCATTCTGGAAAACGGCCATGGCATCAGCTTGTTGGATATGGATGCCCCCGGATTTCCGAAAACCGGCGGTGAAACCGTGTTGTACCAAACTGCGGTCACCCAAGCGAATGGCGCGCCGGGCCATACTACTTGGACCAATCGTGGTTTTGTAAATACCTACAACGGTGATTTTGCCACCAGTGAGAACTATTTTGTTGCTGCGCTGAGTGATCAGGGGTTACATGAAAGCTGGGATTTCGGCAAAAGCTGGATTCGAGATTTGCGGCCTATTCCTGAAATTACTGCGTCCAAGTCTGTTGAAATACTAAAAACCGAACCGCCGGTGGTGGTGTTAGGTACTGGCTATGGCTATGGTGCAAGCGATATTCCTATGGGATTGTACGCGAAGGTTTTGGTCCACCATTCGCCGGAAGATCAGTGGCAGCATCTGGCGGGTGGGATTTCCCGTTGGAATGGTGAAGGCGCGGAAAACCGGAACGGTTTACCTTCGGTGCCAGAGGCGTTACAAGTCCACGGCCATCCGGACGCCTGGGATTATAGAATCTGGGCTATGGCGGCAGATTCACAGGTGCCGGGCAGACTGTTTGTGGGTTTCAAAGGCCAGGGGATTTATGTGGCAGACGATGTGCCTGCACTACTGACGGGTAACGGCAATGGCTTCCGCCGGTTGCCGCTTGGCGAAATAGAATTGCCGAAAACCAGTCTGGTGACTCATCCGGCCAAGGCGAATACCCTGTATTACCCCAATGGTAATGAAGTATATGTGTACCGTGGCTCGCAGAATCTGAATCATCCTGGTGAACGCATTGGCGAGTTTCCTGGATTGGTTGAAGATGTGACCGCCTGGCTCAATGAGCAAGGTTCCCTGATGCTGGCAGTGTCAGCGCGCAATGAGGCTGATGCCAGTCACAATGTGTTCGTGAGTGTCGATGAAGGTGTGCATTGGCATAAGGTATTCGATCGTGCGTCACTGAAAGCAGCAGGTGTACCTTCGTTCTTTGATACGCCAGCCTATCCTCGCGAAGATCCCCTGATGCCTTTCATGGGTGGTTTTGTCGGCTATAAAAACTGGTTGATCGTGCCGGTAGGTTCCATTCGCAATAATCTCGGTGTCTTTGCGTTGCGCCTGAATCCGGCAAAGCTGGATCAGGTATCGATTTTTCCCATCACCGGCAAAGACAATTACCGCCACGGATACACGCGGGTGAATGAAGGCGAATTGCGTTGGGTTAAAGGTGAACCGTGGGTGGTACACAGCACCCGTGGAGCGGGTGTGGTGGCAGCGAGTCTGGCACCGTTGGATCAGTGGGAGCGGCAGTGA
- a CDS encoding sugar phosphate isomerase/epimerase family protein — MELLFLCPLWGSEQLPFTEFVANAKAAGYDGVEVAFPTDRKVCREWVAAIRDHDLCFVAQHWDTLTADYDKHGPVYLDRLSQLAETEPLFINSHSGRDHFSFIQNQALLASADGLSRRLGLPIYHETHRGRFNFAAHVTLQYLKALPDLKITADFSHWCCVAESLLADQPEALTLAIARSYHVHCRVGHSQGSQVTSLALPEYADALEQHLQWWAAITASARARGQKQLTFTSEFGPAPYMLNDPETGQPIADQWAMNVQVMQLVRERVQKIAE; from the coding sequence ATGGAGTTGTTATTTCTGTGCCCTTTATGGGGCTCTGAACAACTGCCGTTTACCGAGTTTGTCGCCAATGCCAAGGCAGCTGGCTATGACGGCGTAGAAGTGGCCTTTCCCACAGACCGGAAGGTCTGTCGGGAATGGGTGGCGGCAATCCGCGATCATGACTTGTGCTTTGTTGCGCAGCACTGGGACACGCTGACAGCGGACTATGACAAGCATGGTCCTGTTTACTTGGACCGGCTTTCGCAGCTGGCTGAAACCGAACCCCTCTTTATTAATTCACACAGTGGCCGGGATCATTTCAGTTTTATTCAGAACCAGGCGCTGTTGGCGTCGGCAGATGGTTTGTCCCGGCGTTTGGGGCTGCCCATCTATCATGAAACCCACCGCGGCCGTTTTAACTTTGCCGCTCACGTAACACTGCAATACCTGAAGGCATTGCCGGATCTGAAAATCACCGCTGATTTCAGCCATTGGTGCTGTGTGGCCGAGTCATTATTAGCGGATCAGCCTGAGGCATTGACGTTGGCGATTGCGCGCAGCTACCACGTGCATTGTCGCGTGGGGCACAGCCAGGGCTCACAAGTCACCAGCTTGGCGCTGCCGGAATATGCTGATGCACTGGAGCAGCACCTGCAGTGGTGGGCTGCTATCACGGCGAGCGCCCGGGCCCGGGGGCAAAAACAGCTGACATTTACTTCTGAATTCGGGCCTGCCCCATACATGCTCAACGATCCTGAAACGGGGCAACCCATCGCGGATCAGTGGGCAATGAATGTGCAGGTTATGCAGTTGGTGCGTGAACGCGTTCAGAAAATTGCAGAATAA
- a CDS encoding aldose epimerase family protein, which produces MSALKGVQLSRDQLALICVPHGARLRSMTFNGQPMVLSYSQDAQWLADIYAVNAICGRVANRIANASFEWRGQHYRLSKNLGDHCLHGGERNFSNQAWHLVDWSATHCQFHIVSEDGDQGFPGRVEAWTDYRLEPDNRLHIHLKAKTNKPTPVDLTHHAYLTLGAGDCRELRLDLNADSVLEKRSDIPTGQHIRLDKLKLDRAHNLGQQIERWRQADWSDRHGFDHFFPICGAEGEPIKAATLLSETVEMTLHTDQPGIFLYTAGHLGGHFAPFSGVCLEAQGYPNAVNEPRFPSPVLMPGEIYQREIILQFSERVHAPTA; this is translated from the coding sequence TCACGCGACCAACTCGCATTGATTTGTGTGCCCCACGGCGCCCGTCTGCGCTCAATGACGTTCAACGGGCAGCCCATGGTGTTGAGCTACAGCCAGGACGCACAGTGGCTGGCGGATATCTATGCGGTCAACGCCATTTGCGGGCGGGTCGCCAACCGGATTGCCAACGCAAGCTTTGAATGGCGCGGGCAACACTACCGTCTGTCGAAGAACCTGGGCGACCATTGTTTGCATGGTGGTGAGCGGAATTTCAGCAATCAGGCGTGGCATTTGGTGGATTGGTCAGCGACGCACTGCCAATTTCACATAGTGTCTGAGGACGGCGATCAAGGCTTTCCCGGCCGGGTGGAGGCATGGACTGACTATCGCCTGGAACCCGATAACCGGTTGCACATCCACCTGAAGGCCAAAACCAATAAGCCCACCCCCGTGGATCTGACCCATCATGCCTACCTCACTCTGGGCGCAGGGGATTGCCGTGAACTGCGCCTGGATCTCAATGCCGACTCAGTGCTGGAAAAGCGCAGTGACATTCCCACCGGACAACACATCAGATTGGATAAACTCAAACTGGATCGGGCGCACAATTTAGGACAGCAGATTGAGCGCTGGCGGCAAGCAGACTGGTCGGACCGACACGGGTTTGATCATTTCTTTCCCATCTGCGGCGCCGAAGGAGAACCCATCAAGGCAGCCACCTTGCTGAGCGAGACGGTGGAAATGACCTTGCACACGGACCAGCCGGGTATCTTTCTCTACACAGCCGGCCATCTGGGCGGCCACTTCGCCCCTTTCAGCGGGGTTTGCCTGGAAGCCCAGGGCTATCCGAACGCGGTGAATGAACCGCGCTTTCCAAGCCCTGTGCTCATGCCCGGAGAAATTTACCAACGCGAGATTATTCTGCAATTTTCTGAACGCGTTCACGCACCAACTGCATAA